From a single Planctomycetia bacterium genomic region:
- a CDS encoding creatininase family protein — protein MRPWKLLETNFAYVTANPYEVAVLPLGATEPHNLHLPYGTDVMEAEIVGERICEAAHAQGAKVVLLPTIPYGTETNLRQFPLAMNVQPSTLALVIRDLVESLAGSSIRKVLLLNSHGGNELKSVLRELYGRTSAQIFLCNWYQIFRDVEREIFTDPGDHAGEMETAFGLAFFPDLVARHPDGSLAADAGAAATTQFEALNRGWVTMTRPWHLLTTNTGVGDPHPATAEKGQRMMDIVVERLSKFLVELSAAEMNDRFPFV, from the coding sequence ATGCGCCCCTGGAAGTTGCTGGAAACGAACTTCGCCTACGTCACCGCGAACCCGTACGAAGTGGCGGTGCTGCCGCTGGGGGCGACCGAGCCGCACAATTTGCATCTGCCGTACGGCACCGACGTGATGGAAGCCGAGATCGTCGGCGAGCGGATTTGCGAAGCCGCGCATGCGCAAGGGGCAAAGGTGGTCTTGCTGCCGACGATCCCCTACGGCACGGAGACCAACCTGCGGCAGTTTCCGCTGGCGATGAACGTGCAGCCGTCGACGTTGGCCCTGGTGATTCGCGATCTCGTCGAGTCGCTGGCCGGCAGTTCCATTCGCAAAGTGCTGCTGCTCAACAGCCACGGTGGGAACGAACTCAAGTCCGTGCTGCGCGAGTTGTACGGGCGCACGTCGGCGCAGATTTTTCTCTGCAACTGGTATCAGATCTTTCGCGATGTGGAACGCGAGATCTTCACCGATCCCGGCGATCACGCGGGCGAGATGGAAACGGCCTTCGGACTGGCCTTCTTCCCAGACCTCGTGGCGCGGCATCCGGACGGCAGCCTCGCGGCCGACGCCGGCGCGGCTGCAACAACACAATTCGAAGCGCTCAACCGCGGCTGGGTCACGATGACACGGCCCTGGCACCTGTTGACGACGAACACCGGCGTCGGCGACCCTCACCCCGCCACGGCCGAGAAAGGCCAGCGGATGATGGACATCGTCGTCGAACGGCTGTCGAAGTTCCTGGTCGAACTCTCAGCGGCCGAAATGAACGACCGATTTCCGTTTGTGTGA